From Chitinivorax sp. B:
ATACCTTGCCAGTGATTGCCCTGACCTGACCGCTGGGGCATTCAAGGCCCAGCAAGATGCAGCGCAACAGGCTGGCATGAATGCCTTTGTTGCCAAGCCTTTCAATGTTGATGATTTGCTGGAGACCATTCTCAAGCTGACAAGGTATACCATGCGTAATCCTGACCCAACACCATTGGCCCCTGCGCCACTGTCGCCGCCGCTGCCGACCCCTAAAGCACCCCAATTGCCCGATCTGCCGGGAATCGACTTTGAGCGCGGCATGCGATCCTGGGGGGAGATTGAAATCTATCGGAAATTTTTGGGGAAATTTGCTGAGGACTATGCAGATTGCGGTGCTCAGCTCAATCTGCTGTATCAGAACAAAGATTGGGCTGCCCTTCGGGGCATGGCGCACAAACTGGTCGGGGCAGCGGGTAATCTTGCACTGGTCGAAGTGTACCCTTATGCATCGGAAATCGAAGGTGCCATTGTCCGAAACGAAGATCCTGCCGATGCTGTGTGCAGATTGAATGTTGCACTGGAAACCGCCCTGGAGTCCATTGCCGAATGGGTTGGGCAAGCCGAGCTGCGTGATTCGACTGTGACAGCCCCTCTGCAGCACGAGGTTGACTCCTCGCCGTTGCTTGCGGAGCTGATTCGGGCATTGGATACCGACAATCCGGATCAGGCGGAGCCTGTGCTCAACGCTTTGGCAGGGGCAATCCAGGCCGAGTCTCTGATGGCGATTCGTGCCTGTATCGATGCATTTGATTTCCGTAGTGCGGAGCAATTGGCACGCCAACTTGCAACGGACTTGCAGATTGTGTTGGAGGAGTAACCCATGGCGACCAATCCTATTCTGATCATCGACGATGAGCCAAGCAATTTGGCAACGTTGAAGCAGATTCTGAAAAATGACTACCCGTTGGCATTCGCACGGAGTGGAACGGAAGGGCTGGCTGCTGCAGAGAAACACCAGCCATCATTGATTCTGTTGGATATTCGTATGCCGGACATGGATGGCTACACGGTGTGCCGCAAACTCAAGCAAGATGCCAAGACGGAAAATATCCCGGTGATTTTTGTTTCTGCGCTGGGTGAGGTGGGTGACGAAGCTGCCGGATTTGAATGTGGTGGGGTGGATTACATCATCAAGCCTGTGTCACCTGCGATTGTCCGGGCACGAGTGCGTACCCATCTTTCCCTGGTGAGGGCGACCATGCTTGAACGGTATGTGACGCAGCTCGAAATACAGCAGCAGAAGATTGCACGGCTAAGTCGTATCAAGACGCTGCTGAGCGACATCAATTCAGTGATTCTACGCACGCGTGACCGTCAGATGCTATTTACCGAGGCGTGCCGCATTGCGGTGGAACAAGGCGGTTTCGATACGGCATGGATTGTGCTCGCCCAAGGGGCCACGATGGTCCAGGTGGCCCGGCAAGGAATGACAGAGGAGCGTCTCAATTCACTGATCATGGCGCTGCCGTTGCAAGCCAATGGACAGCAGGGTGTGGTCCATATGGCCATGGGCTGCGGGCGACCAGCTTTCAGCAACGATATCCGGGCTTGCTCCGACGCAGATCAGGTTTGCAGGGATGCACTTGATCATGGCTTTCTATCACTGATTGCCCTGCCATTGATGCCCGATACCCAAGCAACTGGGGCAATGGTGTTGTATGCCCATGATGCAGGCTATTTTGATGATGAAGAGCTGAAATTGTTGAACGAGCTGGCAGGTGATATTTCGTTTGCCATGAAGCATATCGAACAGGAAGAGCGTGTCAATTATTTGTCCTTCTATGACGTATTGACTGGTTTGCCCAACAATGTGCTGTTTCTGGACCGGTTGAGCCAGATTGTGCAGGCGGCCAAGCACGAAAGTGGGATCGCAGTGATGGCGATTGCCAATCTGGATCGCTTCAAGCAAGTGAACGATGGCCTGGGACGTCATGCGGGCGATCAGGTATTGAAGGAGGTGGCCAATCGCTTGACCAACGAATTGGACAGGCGGTACAGCATTACCCGCCTGACGGGCGATAGCTTTGCTGTGGCAGGTACTCAGACAGCAGCTGATGAAGTGGCGGTGTTGGTGGATCAGATCAATGTATTGTTGAGCCAGCCGATGGTGATTGATGGTGCTGAATTGCACTTATCAGGGCATGTCGGTGTGGC
This genomic window contains:
- a CDS encoding EAL domain-containing protein; the encoded protein is MATNPILIIDDEPSNLATLKQILKNDYPLAFARSGTEGLAAAEKHQPSLILLDIRMPDMDGYTVCRKLKQDAKTENIPVIFVSALGEVGDEAAGFECGGVDYIIKPVSPAIVRARVRTHLSLVRATMLERYVTQLEIQQQKIARLSRIKTLLSDINSVILRTRDRQMLFTEACRIAVEQGGFDTAWIVLAQGATMVQVARQGMTEERLNSLIMALPLQANGQQGVVHMAMGCGRPAFSNDIRACSDADQVCRDALDHGFLSLIALPLMPDTQATGAMVLYAHDAGYFDDEELKLLNELAGDISFAMKHIEQEERVNYLSFYDVLTGLPNNVLFLDRLSQIVQAAKHESGIAVMAIANLDRFKQVNDGLGRHAGDQVLKEVANRLTNELDRRYSITRLTGDSFAVAGTQTAADEVAVLVDQINVLLSQPMVIDGAELHLSGHVGVALYPSDGDDAETLFKNAEAALKQAKASNERYSYYSPELNARMAEKFELESLLRKALEQKQFVLYYQAKVDLASGRIAGAEALIRWVHPERGMVPPSDFIPLAEETGLIVPIGSWVIQSVCEQQAEWRAQQVRTVPIALNLSALQFRKGDVQESVQEALSSYGLAPNFVELELTETLVMQNLVEAERTMQAFTQCGLHLSLDDFGTGYSSLAYLKRFPFDTVKIDRTFVSDITTDSEDAAIASAIISMAHNLQMHVIAEGVETNEQLRFLRAKGCDQIQGYYFSRPVPAAEFESMLRNDKHLELEPDSVTDAEWLLPLTSKGTSSSPASWHHR
- a CDS encoding Hpt domain-containing protein, whose amino-acid sequence is MNAFVAKPFNVDDLLETILKLTRYTMRNPDPTPLAPAPLSPPLPTPKAPQLPDLPGIDFERGMRSWGEIEIYRKFLGKFAEDYADCGAQLNLLYQNKDWAALRGMAHKLVGAAGNLALVEVYPYASEIEGAIVRNEDPADAVCRLNVALETALESIAEWVGQAELRDSTVTAPLQHEVDSSPLLAELIRALDTDNPDQAEPVLNALAGAIQAESLMAIRACIDAFDFRSAEQLARQLATDLQIVLEE